The Vicia villosa cultivar HV-30 ecotype Madison, WI linkage group LG1, Vvil1.0, whole genome shotgun sequence genome includes a region encoding these proteins:
- the LOC131633711 gene encoding protein NRT1/ PTR FAMILY 6.2-like, translating to MEKKMSWTVGDAVDYKGFPADRSKTGGWVPAALILGIEIVERLSTMGIAVNLVTYLMGVMHLPSSTAANTVTDFMGTSFLLCLLGGFLADTFLGRYKTIGIFAAIQTLGTAALAISTKLPQLSPPPCHAGETCKPADGIQMGILYLALYLIALGTGGLKSSISGFGSDQFDEKDEKEKSQMTYFFNRFFFFISLGTLAAVTVLVYIQDKISRSWAYGICSVSMIIAILIFLAGTTRYRYKKSLGSPIVHIFQVIVAAVKKRKMELPYNVGSLYEDTPEDLRIEHTDQFRFLEKAAIVVEGDFDKDLYGSGPNPWKLCSLTRVEEVKMMVRLLPIWATTIIFWTTYAQMITFSVEQASTMQRNVGGFEIPAGSLTVFFVAAILITLAVNDRIIMPLWKKMNGKPGFTNLQRIAIGLLLSAFGMAAASLGEVKRLSVAKGVKGNQTALPISVFLLIPQFFLVGSGEAFIYTGQLDFFITQSPKGMKTMSTGLFLTTLSLGFFISSFLVSVVKKVTGTRDGQGWLADHINKGRLDLFYALLTILSVINFVAFLVCAFWYKPKKAKPSMQMGTINGSSVEEKC from the exons ATG GAGAAGAAAATGAGTTGGACAGTTGGAGATGCTGTTGACTATAAAGGTTTTCCTGCTGATAGGTCCAAAACTGGTGGTTGGGTTCCAGCTGCTCTTATTTTAG GGATTGAAATTGTTGAGAGGCTCTCAACAATGGGAATTGCAGTGAACTTGGTGACATATCTGATGGGAGTCATGCATCTTCCAAGCTCAACTGCAGCCAATACCGTGACTGATTTCATGGGAACATCATTTCTCCTTTGTTTGCTTGGTGGTTTTCTAGCAGATACCTTCCTTGGAAGATATAAGACTATTGGAATCTTTGCTGCAATTCAAACTCTG GGTACTGCAGCATTAGCAATCTCAACAAAGTTGCCACAGCTAAGTCCACCACCTTGTCACGCGGGCGAAACTTGCAAGCCAGCTGATGGAATCCAAATGGGAATCTTGTACTTGGCTCTATACCTTATTGCACTAGGAACGGGCGGACTTAAGTCGAGCATTTCAGGATTTGGTTCAGATCAATTCGATGAGAAAGACGAGAAGGAGAAATCGCAGATGACTTATTTCTTCAACAGGTTTTTCTTCTTCATCAGTTTGGGAACTCTTGCAGCTGTGACAGTACTTGTTTACATACAAGACAAAATTAGTCGAAGTTGGGCTTATGGAATATGTTCGGTTTCGATGATCATAGCCATTTTGATATTCTTAGCGGGGACGACAAGATACCGATACAAGAAGAGTTTGGGAAGTCCTATTGTCCATATTTTTCAAGTTATTGTTGCAGCTGTGAAGAAAAGGAAGATGGAACTTCCATACAATGTTGGATCTTTGTATGAGGACACTCCTGAGGATTTAAGAATAGAGCACACCGATCAGTTTCG TTTTTTGGAGAAGGCCGCGATTGTGGTAGAAGGTGATTTTGACAAGGACTTATATGGTTCTGGTCCGAATCCATGGAAGCTGTGCTCACTGACAAGAGTAGAAGAGGTGAAAATGATGGTGAGACTTCTACCAATATGGGCCACAACCATTATATTTTGGACCACATATGCACAAATGATCACCTTTTCAGTTGAACAAGCTTCCACAATGCAAAGGAATGTTGGAGGTTTTGAAATCCCTGCAGGATCTCTCACCGTCTTCTTTGTGGCCGCAATCCTAATCACTCTCGCAGTCAATGATCGAATCATCATGCCCCTTTGGAAGAAAATGAACGGCAAACCAG GTTTCACCAATCTACAAAGGATTGCCATTGGACTTTTGCTATCAGCATTTGGAATGGCAGCAGCTTCTCTAGGTGAGGTGAAAAGGTTATCAGTGGCAAAAGGTGTAAAAGGAAACCAAACAGCACTACCAATAAGTGTTTTCCTTCTAATTCCACAATTCTTCTTGGTTGGTTCTGGTGAAGCATTCATATACACAGGCCAACTTGATTTCTTCATAACACAATCACCAAAAGGAATGAAGACAATGAGCACTGGTCTCTTCCTCACAACGCTATCGCTCGGTTTCTTCATCAGCAGTTTCCTTGTGTCAGTTGTGAAGAAAGTAACTGGCACTAGAGATGGACAAGGATGGCTAGCTGATCATATAAACAAAGGAAGGCTTGACTTGTTCTATGCACTTCTTACCATACTTAGTGTCATCAATTTTGTAGCATTTTTGGTGTGTGCATTTTGGTATAAGCCTAAGAAGGCCAAGCCATCAATGCAAATGGGGACAATCAATGGATCTTCAGTTGAGGAGAAGTGCTAA